The following proteins are encoded in a genomic region of Gadus macrocephalus chromosome 19, ASM3116895v1:
- the LOC132447915 gene encoding golgin subfamily A member 6-like protein 22 isoform X4, which yields MVEELEIRRRKAGTGGGRGGGRNRAGGGGRRKVEEEENKIEEVKPWWRNSRYAGEKEQLKEKEEEKEEEDEEVEEEKVEEVKGWRRDWRQAREKEEETEEEETEKEEEEKDEETDQEEEEEVEEEEEANKIEEVKPWWRSSRYAGEKEEEETEKEEKEEEETEQDEEEEEEEDGEEEKVEEVNDCRRNWRKAGEKDEEIEEQGQEEETEQEEEEDKEVEEEDQLEEVVPWWRSSRYQREKEEVKEKEEEKEEEEVELEDEKEREDGEEEVKEREENDEEGATEEKGKGEDQLEEKMNDWRRSWRSPGEEEGEEKEEEEEEEEEEEEEETEEEEKEEEEETEEEEKEEETEQEGEDKEEVEEEEHKEEEVVPWWRSSRYAREKERVKEKEKEKEEEDEKDGEEDGEAGKVEEVKDEEETEQDEEEKELEEAKIEEEEKEEEAEEKTEKDGEEEREVEEEENKLEEVLPSWWSSRYAGVKEEVKEKKEEKEEEEMKEWRKDWRQAGEKVEEEHEEEEEEQDEEEEKEVEEEEIEEEGKKEEQNDEEGATEEVGKGEDQLEEKMKDWRRSWISPGEEEGEVREKEEEEEEEEEEDEETEQVEEEEEEVKEEEEVEEEENKIDKVQVQEEEVKVELEEVKEEDETDGDEVNEEVTEGEMKQWWRSWRFAGMVKEVKVEKENAEEVNEWRKSWRNTVEEEEEEEEEEEKEEGEVKEKLEEEKVEQEEGRVEDADEETDEEEVKEKQDEGEVKEQVKGEEMVKEEEDEEEEDPDEEEEVKEEEVKVTVEEVDEVRAEQEKDNDEEEETDEEEEVKEEEVKVEEVDEVNVEQEEEDYKEVEEVKDEQEEVEEEGDEEEETDEEEEVKEKVEEEEGGEVKVEQEYNEEAETDEEEEVKEKVDEVKVDQDEEKMKEEEMEKEEDNEEEETDKEGEVKEKVEEEEGGEVKVEQEYNEEAETDEEEEVKVEQEEEDEEEETDEEEEVKEEVEEEEVKEKEKYELVMQWWRRWTCTPKVEEEEEEEEEEDEEEETDEEEEEKEKLEKMNGSEELKEGDKAEEGEVDEIKDGTRRSRNSGGMQEVEVEEEEVFEDAMEEFEDAKEGHGIDAEKDEEVEETKQWENS from the exons ATGGTGGAGGAGCTCGAGATACGCAGAAGAAAAGCAGgtacaggaggaggaagaggaggaggaagaaacagagcaggaggaggaggaagacggaaggtggaggaggaggaaaataaaatagaagAAGTGAAGCCGTGGTGGAGGAACTCGAGGTATGCAGGAGAGAAGGAGCAGTtgaaggaaaaggaggaggagaaagaagaagaggacgaggaggtggaagaggagaaggtggaggaagtgaaagggtggaggagggactgGAGACaggcgagagagaaggaggaggaaactgaggaggaggagacagagaaggaggaagaggagaaggatgaggagacagaccaggaggaggaggaagaggtggaagaggaggaggaggcaaatAAAATAGAAGAAGTGAAGCCATGGTGGAGGAGCTCGAGATATGCAggagaaaaagaggaagaggagacagagaaagaggagaaggaggaggaagagacagagcaggatgaggaggaagaggaggaggaggatggggaagaggagaaggtggaggaggtgaacgATTGTAGGAGGAATTGGAGAAAGGCAggagagaaggatgaggagattGAGGAgcaggggcaggaggaggagacagagcaggaggaggaggaagataaagaggtggaggaggaagatcaACTAGAAGAAGTGGTGCCGTGGTGGAGGAGCTCGAGATAccaaagagagaaggaggaggtgaaggaaaaggaggaggagaaagaagaggaggaggtggaactgGAGgatgagaaagaaagggaggatggggaagaggaggtgaaggagagggaggaaaatgatgaagagggagcaacagaggagaaggggaagggggaggatcAATTAGAGGAGAAGATGAATgattggaggaggagctggagatccccaggagaggaggagggagaggagaaggaggaggaagaggaggaggaagaggaagaggaggaggaggagacagaggaggaggagaaggaggaagaggaggagacagaggaggaggagaaggaggaggagacagagcaggaaggggaggacaaggaagaggtggaggaggaggaacataAAGAAGAAGAGGTGGTGCCGTGGTGGAGGAGCTCGAGATAtgcaagagagaaggagagggtgaaggaaaaggagaaggagaaagaagaggaggatgagaaagatggggaggaggatggggaagcggggaaggtggaggaggtgaaagatgaagaggagacagagcaggatgaggaagagaaagagttgGAGGAGGCAAAgattgaagaggaggagaaggaggaggaggctgaggagaagacagagaaggatggggaggaagagagagaggtggaggaggaggaaaataaaCTAGAAGAAGTGTTGCCGTCGTGGTGGAGCTCGAGGTACGCAggagtgaaggaggaggtgaaggaaaagaaggaggagaaagaagaggaggagatgaaagaGTGGAGGAAGGACTGGAGACAGGCAggagagaaggtggaggaggagcacgaggaggaggaggaagagcaggatgaggaggaagagaaagaggtggaggaggaagagattgaagaggaggggaagaaggaggagcaaAATGATGAAGAGGGAGCAACAGAGGAGGTGGGAAAGGGGGAGGATCAATTAGAGGAGAAGATGAAGgattggaggaggagctggatatccccaggagaggaggagggagaggtgagagaaaaggaggaggaggaggaggaggaggaggaggaggatgaagagacagagcaggttgaggaggaagaggaagaggtgaaggaggaggaagaggtggaggaggaggaaaataaaatagataaggtACAGgtgcaggaagaggaggtgaaggttgagctggaggaggtgaaggaggaggatgagacaGATGGGGATGAGGTTAATGAGGAGGTGACGGAGGGTGAGATGAAgcagtggtggaggagctggagattCGCAGGAATGGTGAAGGAGGTGAAGGTTGAAAAGGAGAACGCAGAGGAGGTGAATGAGTGGAGAAAGAGCTGGAGAAACactgtagaggaggaggaggaagaggaggaggaggaggagaaggaggagggagaggtgaaGGAGAAGCTAGAAGAGGAAAAGgttgagcaggaggaggggagggtagaGGATGCTGATGAGGAGACAGACGAGGAAGAGGTGAAGGAAAAGCAAGATGAGGGAGAGGTGAAGGAGCAGGtgaagggggaggagatggtgaaggaagaggaagatgaagaggaggaggacccagatgaggaggaagaggtaaaggaggaggaggtgaaggttaCGGTAGAGGAGGTAGATGAGGTTAGggcggagcaggagaaggataatgatgaagaggaggagacagatgaggaggaagaggtgaaggaggaggaggttaaggTAGAGGAGGTCGATGAGGTTAatgtggagcaggaggaggaggactataAAGAG GTGGAAGAGGTGAAGGATGAgcaagaggaggtagaggaggagggtgatgaagaggaggagacagatgaggaggaagaggtgaaggagaaggtagaggaggaagagggaggtgaggtgaaggtggagcagGAGTATAATGAAGAGGCCGAgacagatgaggaggaagaggtgaaggAGAAGGTAGATGAGGTCAAGGTGGATCAGGATGAGGAGaaaatgaaggaggaggagatggagaaggaggaggacaatgaagaggaggagacggataaggagggagaggtgaaggagaaggtagaggaggaggagggaggtgaggtgaaggtggagcagGAGTATAATGAAGAGGCCGAgacagatgaggaggaagaggtgaaggttgagcaggaggaggaggatgaagaggaggagacagatgaggaggaagaggtgaaggaggaggtagaggaggaggaggtgaaggagaaggagaaatatGAGTTGGTGATgcagtggtggaggagatggacatGCACACCAAAggtagaggag gaggaggaggaggaggaggaggaggatgaagaggaggagacagatgaggaggaagaggagaaggagaagttaGAGAAGATGAATGGGTCGGAGGAGTTGAAGGAGGGAGATAAagcagaggaaggggaggtagATGAGATAAAGGACGGGACGAGGAGATCGAGAAACTCAGGAGGgatgcaggaggtggaggtagaggaggaagaagtgTTTGAGGATGCGATGGAAGAGTTTGAGGATGCGAAAGAAGGGCATGGCATAGATGCTGAGAAAGACGAGGAAGTAGAGGAGACAAAACAGTGGGAAAACTCTTAA
- the LOC132447915 gene encoding golgin subfamily A member 6-like protein 22 isoform X1, with protein sequence MVEELEIRRRKAGTGGGRGGGRNRAGGGGRRKVEEEENKIEEVKPWWRNSRYAGEKEQLKEKEEEKEEEDEEVEEEKVEEVKGWRRDWRQAREKEEETEEEETEKEEEEKDEETDQEEEEEVEEEEEANKIEEVKPWWRSSRYAGEKEEEETEKEEKEEEETEQDEEEEEEEDGEEEKVEEVNDCRRNWRKAGEKDEEIEEQGQEEETEQEEEEDKEVEEEDQLEEVVPWWRSSRYQREKEEVKEKEEEKEEEEVELEDEKEREDGEEEVKEREENDEEGATEEKGKGEDQLEEKMNDWRRSWRSPGEEEGEEKEEEEEEEEEEEEEETEEEEKEEEEETEEEEKEEETEQEGEDKEEVEEEEHKEEEVVPWWRSSRYAREKERVKEKEKEKEEEDEKDGEEDGEAGKVEEVKDEEETEQDEEEKELEEAKIEEEEKEEEAEEKTEKDGEEEREVEEEENKLEEVLPSWWSSRYAGVKEEVKEKKEEKEEEEMKEWRKDWRQAGEKVEEEHEEEEEEQDEEEEKEVEEEEIEEEGKKEEQNDEEGATEEVGKGEDQLEEKMKDWRRSWISPGEEEGEVREKEEEEEEEEEEDEETEQVEEEEEEVKEEEEVEEEENKIDKVQVQEEEVKVELEEVKEEDETDGDEVNEEVTEGEMKQWWRSWRFAGMVKEVKVEKENAEEVNEWRKSWRNTVEEEEEEEEEEEKEEGEVKEKLEEEKVEQEEGRVEDADEETDEEEVKEKQDEGEVKEQVKGEEMVKEEEDEEEEDPDEEEEVKEEEVKVTVEEVDEVRAEQEKDNDEEEETDEEEEVKEEEVKVEEVDEVNVEQEEEDYKEVEEVKDEQEEVEEEGDEEEETDEEEEVKEKVEEEEGGEVKVEQEYNEEAETDEEEEVKEKVDEVKVDQDEEKMKEEEMEKEEDNEEEETDKEGEVKEKVEEEEGGEVKVEQEYNEEAETDEEEEVKVEQEEEDEEEETDEEEEVKEEVEEEEVKEKEKYELVMQWWRRWTCTPKVEEVKEKEEEKEEEEEEEEEEEEEEEEDEEEETDEEEEEKEKLEKMNGSEELKEGDKAEEGEVDEIKDGTRRSRNSGGMQEVEVEEEEVFEDAMEEFEDAKEGHGIDAEKDEEVEETKQWENS encoded by the exons ATGGTGGAGGAGCTCGAGATACGCAGAAGAAAAGCAGgtacaggaggaggaagaggaggaggaagaaacagagcaggaggaggaggaagacggaaggtggaggaggaggaaaataaaatagaagAAGTGAAGCCGTGGTGGAGGAACTCGAGGTATGCAGGAGAGAAGGAGCAGTtgaaggaaaaggaggaggagaaagaagaagaggacgaggaggtggaagaggagaaggtggaggaagtgaaagggtggaggagggactgGAGACaggcgagagagaaggaggaggaaactgaggaggaggagacagagaaggaggaagaggagaaggatgaggagacagaccaggaggaggaggaagaggtggaagaggaggaggaggcaaatAAAATAGAAGAAGTGAAGCCATGGTGGAGGAGCTCGAGATATGCAggagaaaaagaggaagaggagacagagaaagaggagaaggaggaggaagagacagagcaggatgaggaggaagaggaggaggaggatggggaagaggagaaggtggaggaggtgaacgATTGTAGGAGGAATTGGAGAAAGGCAggagagaaggatgaggagattGAGGAgcaggggcaggaggaggagacagagcaggaggaggaggaagataaagaggtggaggaggaagatcaACTAGAAGAAGTGGTGCCGTGGTGGAGGAGCTCGAGATAccaaagagagaaggaggaggtgaaggaaaaggaggaggagaaagaagaggaggaggtggaactgGAGgatgagaaagaaagggaggatggggaagaggaggtgaaggagagggaggaaaatgatgaagagggagcaacagaggagaaggggaagggggaggatcAATTAGAGGAGAAGATGAATgattggaggaggagctggagatccccaggagaggaggagggagaggagaaggaggaggaagaggaggaggaagaggaagaggaggaggaggagacagaggaggaggagaaggaggaagaggaggagacagaggaggaggagaaggaggaggagacagagcaggaaggggaggacaaggaagaggtggaggaggaggaacataAAGAAGAAGAGGTGGTGCCGTGGTGGAGGAGCTCGAGATAtgcaagagagaaggagagggtgaaggaaaaggagaaggagaaagaagaggaggatgagaaagatggggaggaggatggggaagcggggaaggtggaggaggtgaaagatgaagaggagacagagcaggatgaggaagagaaagagttgGAGGAGGCAAAgattgaagaggaggagaaggaggaggaggctgaggagaagacagagaaggatggggaggaagagagagaggtggaggaggaggaaaataaaCTAGAAGAAGTGTTGCCGTCGTGGTGGAGCTCGAGGTACGCAggagtgaaggaggaggtgaaggaaaagaaggaggagaaagaagaggaggagatgaaagaGTGGAGGAAGGACTGGAGACAGGCAggagagaaggtggaggaggagcacgaggaggaggaggaagagcaggatgaggaggaagagaaagaggtggaggaggaagagattgaagaggaggggaagaaggaggagcaaAATGATGAAGAGGGAGCAACAGAGGAGGTGGGAAAGGGGGAGGATCAATTAGAGGAGAAGATGAAGgattggaggaggagctggatatccccaggagaggaggagggagaggtgagagaaaaggaggaggaggaggaggaggaggaggaggaggatgaagagacagagcaggttgaggaggaagaggaagaggtgaaggaggaggaagaggtggaggaggaggaaaataaaatagataaggtACAGgtgcaggaagaggaggtgaaggttgagctggaggaggtgaaggaggaggatgagacaGATGGGGATGAGGTTAATGAGGAGGTGACGGAGGGTGAGATGAAgcagtggtggaggagctggagattCGCAGGAATGGTGAAGGAGGTGAAGGTTGAAAAGGAGAACGCAGAGGAGGTGAATGAGTGGAGAAAGAGCTGGAGAAACactgtagaggaggaggaggaagaggaggaggaggaggagaaggaggagggagaggtgaaGGAGAAGCTAGAAGAGGAAAAGgttgagcaggaggaggggagggtagaGGATGCTGATGAGGAGACAGACGAGGAAGAGGTGAAGGAAAAGCAAGATGAGGGAGAGGTGAAGGAGCAGGtgaagggggaggagatggtgaaggaagaggaagatgaagaggaggaggacccagatgaggaggaagaggtaaaggaggaggaggtgaaggttaCGGTAGAGGAGGTAGATGAGGTTAGggcggagcaggagaaggataatgatgaagaggaggagacagatgaggaggaagaggtgaaggaggaggaggttaaggTAGAGGAGGTCGATGAGGTTAatgtggagcaggaggaggaggactataAAGAG GTGGAAGAGGTGAAGGATGAgcaagaggaggtagaggaggagggtgatgaagaggaggagacagatgaggaggaagaggtgaaggagaaggtagaggaggaagagggaggtgaggtgaaggtggagcagGAGTATAATGAAGAGGCCGAgacagatgaggaggaagaggtgaaggAGAAGGTAGATGAGGTCAAGGTGGATCAGGATGAGGAGaaaatgaaggaggaggagatggagaaggaggaggacaatgaagaggaggagacggataaggagggagaggtgaaggagaaggtagaggaggaggagggaggtgaggtgaaggtggagcagGAGTATAATGAAGAGGCCGAgacagatgaggaggaagaggtgaaggttgagcaggaggaggaggatgaagaggaggagacagatgaggaggaagaggtgaaggaggaggtagaggaggaggaggtgaaggagaaggagaaatatGAGTTGGTGATgcagtggtggaggagatggacatGCACACCAAAggtagaggaggtgaaggagaaggaggaggagaaggaggaggaggaggaggaggaggaggaggaggaggaggaggaggaggaggatgaagaggaggagacagatgaggaggaagaggagaaggagaagttaGAGAAGATGAATGGGTCGGAGGAGTTGAAGGAGGGAGATAAagcagaggaaggggaggtagATGAGATAAAGGACGGGACGAGGAGATCGAGAAACTCAGGAGGgatgcaggaggtggaggtagaggaggaagaagtgTTTGAGGATGCGATGGAAGAGTTTGAGGATGCGAAAGAAGGGCATGGCATAGATGCTGAGAAAGACGAGGAAGTAGAGGAGACAAAACAGTGGGAAAACTCTTAA
- the LOC132447915 gene encoding golgin subfamily A member 6-like protein 22 isoform X5 yields MVEELEIRRRKAGTGGGRGGGRNRAGGGGRRKVEEEENKIEEVKPWWRNSRYAGEKEQLKEKEEEKEEEDEEVEEEKVEEVKGWRRDWRQAREKEEETEEEETEKEEEEKDEETDQEEEEEVEEEEEANKIEEVKPWWRSSRYAGEKEEEETEKEEKEEEETEQDEEEEEEEDGEEEKVEEVNDCRRNWRKAGEKDEEIEEQGQEEETEQEEEEDKEVEEEDQLEEVVPWWRSSRYQREKEEVKEKEEEKEEEEVELEDEKEREDGEEEVKEREENDEEGATEEKGKGEDQLEEKMNDWRRSWRSPGEEEGEEKEEEEEEEEEEEEEETEEEEKEEEEETEEEEKEEETEQEGEDKEEVEEEEHKEEEVVPWWRSSRYAREKERVKEKEKEKEEEDEKDGEEDGEAGKVEEVKDEEETEQDEEEKELEEAKIEEEEKEEEAEEKTEKDGEEEREVEEEENKLEEVLPSWWSSRYAGVKEEVKEKKEEKEEEEMKEWRKDWRQAGEKVEEEHEEEEEEQDEEEEKEVEEEEIEEEGKKEEQNDEEGATEEVGKGEDQLEEKMKDWRRSWISPGEEEGEVREKEEEEEEEEEEDEETEQVEEEEEEVKEEEEVEEEENKIDKVQVQEEEVKVELEEVKEEDETDGDEVNEEVTEGEMKQWWRSWRFAGMVKEVKVEKENAEEVNEWRKSWRNTVEEEEEEEEEEEKEEGEVKEKLEEEKVEQEEGRVEDADEETDEEEVKEKQDEGEVKEQVKGEEMVKEEEDEEEEDPDEEEEVKEEEVKVTVEEVDEVNVEQEEEDYKEVEEVKDEQEEVEEEGDEEEETDEEEEVKEKVEEEEGGEVKVEQEYNEEAETDEEEEVKEKVDEVKVDQDEEKMKEEEMEKEEDNEEEETDKEGEVKEKVEEEEGGEVKVEQEYNEEAETDEEEEVKVEQEEEDEEEETDEEEEVKEEVEEEEVKEKEKYELVMQWWRRWTCTPKVEEVKEKEEEKEEEEEEEEEEEEEEEEDEEEETDEEEEEKEKLEKMNGSEELKEGDKAEEGEVDEIKDGTRRSRNSGGMQEVEVEEEEVFEDAMEEFEDAKEGHGIDAEKDEEVEETKQWENS; encoded by the exons ATGGTGGAGGAGCTCGAGATACGCAGAAGAAAAGCAGgtacaggaggaggaagaggaggaggaagaaacagagcaggaggaggaggaagacggaaggtggaggaggaggaaaataaaatagaagAAGTGAAGCCGTGGTGGAGGAACTCGAGGTATGCAGGAGAGAAGGAGCAGTtgaaggaaaaggaggaggagaaagaagaagaggacgaggaggtggaagaggagaaggtggaggaagtgaaagggtggaggagggactgGAGACaggcgagagagaaggaggaggaaactgaggaggaggagacagagaaggaggaagaggagaaggatgaggagacagaccaggaggaggaggaagaggtggaagaggaggaggaggcaaatAAAATAGAAGAAGTGAAGCCATGGTGGAGGAGCTCGAGATATGCAggagaaaaagaggaagaggagacagagaaagaggagaaggaggaggaagagacagagcaggatgaggaggaagaggaggaggaggatggggaagaggagaaggtggaggaggtgaacgATTGTAGGAGGAATTGGAGAAAGGCAggagagaaggatgaggagattGAGGAgcaggggcaggaggaggagacagagcaggaggaggaggaagataaagaggtggaggaggaagatcaACTAGAAGAAGTGGTGCCGTGGTGGAGGAGCTCGAGATAccaaagagagaaggaggaggtgaaggaaaaggaggaggagaaagaagaggaggaggtggaactgGAGgatgagaaagaaagggaggatggggaagaggaggtgaaggagagggaggaaaatgatgaagagggagcaacagaggagaaggggaagggggaggatcAATTAGAGGAGAAGATGAATgattggaggaggagctggagatccccaggagaggaggagggagaggagaaggaggaggaagaggaggaggaagaggaagaggaggaggaggagacagaggaggaggagaaggaggaagaggaggagacagaggaggaggagaaggaggaggagacagagcaggaaggggaggacaaggaagaggtggaggaggaggaacataAAGAAGAAGAGGTGGTGCCGTGGTGGAGGAGCTCGAGATAtgcaagagagaaggagagggtgaaggaaaaggagaaggagaaagaagaggaggatgagaaagatggggaggaggatggggaagcggggaaggtggaggaggtgaaagatgaagaggagacagagcaggatgaggaagagaaagagttgGAGGAGGCAAAgattgaagaggaggagaaggaggaggaggctgaggagaagacagagaaggatggggaggaagagagagaggtggaggaggaggaaaataaaCTAGAAGAAGTGTTGCCGTCGTGGTGGAGCTCGAGGTACGCAggagtgaaggaggaggtgaaggaaaagaaggaggagaaagaagaggaggagatgaaagaGTGGAGGAAGGACTGGAGACAGGCAggagagaaggtggaggaggagcacgaggaggaggaggaagagcaggatgaggaggaagagaaagaggtggaggaggaagagattgaagaggaggggaagaaggaggagcaaAATGATGAAGAGGGAGCAACAGAGGAGGTGGGAAAGGGGGAGGATCAATTAGAGGAGAAGATGAAGgattggaggaggagctggatatccccaggagaggaggagggagaggtgagagaaaaggaggaggaggaggaggaggaggaggaggaggatgaagagacagagcaggttgaggaggaagaggaagaggtgaaggaggaggaagaggtggaggaggaggaaaataaaatagataaggtACAGgtgcaggaagaggaggtgaaggttgagctggaggaggtgaaggaggaggatgagacaGATGGGGATGAGGTTAATGAGGAGGTGACGGAGGGTGAGATGAAgcagtggtggaggagctggagattCGCAGGAATGGTGAAGGAGGTGAAGGTTGAAAAGGAGAACGCAGAGGAGGTGAATGAGTGGAGAAAGAGCTGGAGAAACactgtagaggaggaggaggaagaggaggaggaggaggagaaggaggagggagaggtgaaGGAGAAGCTAGAAGAGGAAAAGgttgagcaggaggaggggagggtagaGGATGCTGATGAGGAGACAGACGAGGAAGAGGTGAAGGAAAAGCAAGATGAGGGAGAGGTGAAGGAGCAGGtgaagggggaggagatggtgaaggaagaggaagatgaagaggaggaggacccagatgaggaggaagaggtaaaggaggaggaggtgaaggttaCGGTAGAGGAGGTAGATGAG GTTAatgtggagcaggaggaggaggactataAAGAG GTGGAAGAGGTGAAGGATGAgcaagaggaggtagaggaggagggtgatgaagaggaggagacagatgaggaggaagaggtgaaggagaaggtagaggaggaagagggaggtgaggtgaaggtggagcagGAGTATAATGAAGAGGCCGAgacagatgaggaggaagaggtgaaggAGAAGGTAGATGAGGTCAAGGTGGATCAGGATGAGGAGaaaatgaaggaggaggagatggagaaggaggaggacaatgaagaggaggagacggataaggagggagaggtgaaggagaaggtagaggaggaggagggaggtgaggtgaaggtggagcagGAGTATAATGAAGAGGCCGAgacagatgaggaggaagaggtgaaggttgagcaggaggaggaggatgaagaggaggagacagatgaggaggaagaggtgaaggaggaggtagaggaggaggaggtgaaggagaaggagaaatatGAGTTGGTGATgcagtggtggaggagatggacatGCACACCAAAggtagaggaggtgaaggagaaggaggaggagaaggaggaggaggaggaggaggaggaggaggaggaggaggaggaggaggaggatgaagaggaggagacagatgaggaggaagaggagaaggagaagttaGAGAAGATGAATGGGTCGGAGGAGTTGAAGGAGGGAGATAAagcagaggaaggggaggtagATGAGATAAAGGACGGGACGAGGAGATCGAGAAACTCAGGAGGgatgcaggaggtggaggtagaggaggaagaagtgTTTGAGGATGCGATGGAAGAGTTTGAGGATGCGAAAGAAGGGCATGGCATAGATGCTGAGAAAGACGAGGAAGTAGAGGAGACAAAACAGTGGGAAAACTCTTAA